The Apis cerana isolate GH-2021 linkage group LG12, AcerK_1.0, whole genome shotgun sequence genome window below encodes:
- the LOC107998941 gene encoding myelin regulatory factor-like protein isoform X10 gives MDVIGDGDEQTLQAILGRSDFVGGIDNEALDFSQLEDFINSDSEQPATYFADTLAHNENGGGTTTHGGRVEAATTQQPPSRLPSPITQSHPVSSTCTSATTTVPNGAAYKDPQSYVHPHALPESPPDSGSEPPYSPPGHNDTQHVHSPHQKVALQEMLLHHQGNQANYAPNLLPSSPRTLTSSTDPMLLTHTVLTSHLTSGTPNIQSQQQQIGQTLVPLPHEHSPGNINTLYSSLQSAPKKRKLSQDGLVHVKQVQREPELGTVEHSCSSSSAVLDGDEVTDNSYIDASYQCIRFHPFQQTSWHVLCDHNLKELPVPHYRVDADKGFNFSNSDDAFVCQKKNHFQITCHAQLQGEAIFVRTGEGLKKISSFQLHFYGVKVESPTQTIRVEQSQSDRSKKPFHPVTAAFRVELGGERVTKVTVGRLHFSETTSNNMRKKGKPNPDQRYFHLVVGLHAHTADQASYQVVAHASERIIVRASNPGQFESEGSGVGAEGGWQRGAAPDSVYHAGRVGINTDRPDEALVIHGNMKVTGHIVQPSDARAKQNVQEVDTREQLRNVQQLRVVRYRYAPEFAQHSGLGIKQQEDTGVIAQEVQQILPEAVLPAGDIVLPNGQRIENFLMVNKERIFMENVGAVKELCKVTDSLETRIDQLERINKRLAKLKRGDSLKSSISTISSISSNKYSSSINSKATVQGKGKKSEREDEFLCSNKFIQIIIVILILIMAFCLVAMATLYFLEYQKRSSLEWTAVASNGMLAIRPAHPSTASSTPNYDSRYNSLLDSTLSSLYTKHGSHSRGSDSSLSVKTNAFSTQAPHTKQQLYSQEITWYPISHSGPQPKLEKNSEFPGNWLSKSGAGAIPSNVDENDQGSEVDPSVNKGPIPLGRPSNCPRHFSEFENPCQIFCCTAKIHQFEDPQPDHPPEKKSISDHIEQPLNVYEEKRKISKSFQNGISPSDPSTQTLVKENNYKYLHKRTRRETSSGDWTEVASNAAGSLPPEPKPQLWIVAESFNTSLDQKYCSAISQDTPNNISCIIPLSKYMPDVQLTLHFIGMSWYGQLVQQCSSSTNPGIDETLMCSRKYTMQQQTQLKVDIESNNQRGDQSFSLDVAHYLRRTLRFRIPTVQPQENICKNKHGIDYSEYTLHFYRDCEE, from the exons GTCGGAGCGATTTCGTCGGAGGCATAGACAATGAGGCCCTGGACTTCTCGCAGTTGGAAGATTTTATCAACAGCGACAGCGAACAACCGGCCAC ATATTTCGCGGATACCCTTGCCCACAATGAGAACGGGGGTGGAACGACGACTCACGGTGGTCGTGTGGAGGCGGCAACCACTCAACAACCACCGTCTCGATTGCCATCGCCGATTACCCAAAGTCATCCGGTCTCGAGTACGTGCACATCCGCTACCACCACCGTACCAAACGGCGCCGCTTACAAGGATCCGCAATCGTACGTTCACCC ACATGCATTACCAGAAAGCCCACCAGACAGTGGTAGCGAGCCACCATACTCTCCACCAGGCCACAACGATACCCAACATGTACATTCACCGC ACCAAAAGGTAGCTCTTCAAGAAATGCTTCTCCACCACCAAGGGAATCAGGCAAATTATGCTCCAAATTTATTACCTTCCTCGCCAAGAACCTTAACATCCTCCACGGATCCGATGCTATTAACTCATACAGTGCTGACATCTCATCTCACCTCAGGAACGCCCAATATTCAATCTCAGCAACAGCAAATAGGTCAGACTTTAGTGCCCTTACCGCACGAGCATAGTCCTGGTAACATTAACACGTTGTACTCGTCGCTACAATCTGCTCCcaagaagagaaaattgagCCAGGATGGTCTTGTCCATGTGAAGCAGGTGCAacga GAACCTGAACTAGGAACTGTAGAACACAGTTGTAGTAGTAGCAGTGCAGTTCTCGATGGCGATGAAGTGACGGATAATAGCTACATAGACGCCAGTTACCAGTGTATCCGATTTCATCCCTTTCAGCAGACATCCTGGCATGTTCTCTGTGATCATAATCTGAAAGAACTTCCAGTGCCCCATTATCGGGTGGATGCGGATAAAGGATTCAATTTCAGCAACTCGGACGACGCGTTCGTGTGTcagaagaaaaatcattttcag attacttGCCATGCTCAGCTTCAAGGTGAAGCGATATTTGTCCGTACTGGTGAAGGATTGAAAAAGATAAGCAGCTTTCAATTGCATTTCTACGGTGTCAAAGTGGAGTCACCGACACAAACGATCAGAGTCGAGCAGAGTCAAAGCGACAGAAGCAAGAAACCGTTTCATCCGGTGAC AGCTGCTTTCAGGGTGGAATTAGGCGGCGAGCGTGTTACAAAAGTAACCGTTGGCCGTCTTCACTTCAGCGAAACAACTAGCAACAATAtgcgaaagaaagggaaaccGAATCCCGATCAAAGATATTTCCATTTAGTTGTTGGCCTCCACGCTCACACTGCTGATCAAGCCAGTTACCAAGTGGTAGCTCATGCATCGGAGAGAATAATCGTTAGa gcAAGTAATCCTGGTCAATTCGAGTCTGAAGGTAGTGGCGTAGGTGCAGAAGGTGGTTGGCAAAGAGGAGCAGCACCGGATAGCGTTTATCATGCTGGTCGAGTGGGAATTAATACGGACAGGCCTGACGAAGCTCTAGTTATTCATGGCAACATGAAG GTGACTGGCCATATTGTCCAACCCAGTGATGCACGTGCAAAGCAAAATGTACAGGAAGTGGACACGCGTGAACAATTGCGGAACGTGCAACAGTTGAGAGTGGTTCGTTACAGATATGCACCGGAATTTGCACAGCATTCTGGTTTAGGTATCAAACAGCAAGAAGACACGGGTGTCATAGCGCAGGAAGTGCAACAAATATTACCGGAAGCTGTATTACCAGCTGGGGACATAGTTCTTCCAAATGGTCAGAGGATCGAAAATTTCCTTATGGTAAACAAAGAAAGGATATTCATGGAGAATGTGGGTGCTGTGAAAGAACTGTGTAAA GTAACAGATAGTTTAGAAACTCGCATTGATCAATTGGAACGAATAAACAAGCGATTAGCGAAGTTGAAAAGAGGAGACAGTCTGAAAAGTTCGATTAGTACAATCTCTAGTATATCAAGTAACAAATACTCATCCTCTATCAATAGTAAGGCCACTGTACaggggaaagggaaaaaaagcgaGCGGGAAGATGAATTTCTATGCAGcaataaatttatccaaattataattgttatacttATTCTTATCATGGCGTTttg ctTAGTTGCAATGGCGACATTATACTTTTTAGAATATCAAAAACGTAGTAGCCTTGAATGGACAGCGGTAGCTAGTAATGGAATGTTGGCTATAAGACCAGCTCATCCATCAACAGCATCAAGTACACCTAATTATGATTCTCGATATAATTCGTTGTTAGACAGTACGTTATCGTCTTTGTATACTAAACATGGATCCCATAGTAGAGGTTCCGATAGTAGTTTGTCCGTGAAAACGAATGCATTTTCCACGCAAGCGCCTCACACGAAACAGCAACTTTATTCTCAAGAAATTACTTGGTATCCTATTAGTCATTCTGGACCACAGCCAAAACTTGAAAAGAATAG tgaATTTCCTGGAAATTGGTTAAGTAAAAGTGGTGCCGGTGCTATTCCTAGTAATGTAGATGAAAACGATCAAGGATCGGAAGTGGATCCATCTGTAAATAAAGGTCCAATTCCATTGGGTAGACCATCAAATTGTCCCAGACATTTTAGCGAATTTGAAAATCCATGTCAA ATATTCTGTTGTACAGccaaaattcatcaattcgaGGATCCTCAACCAGATCATCCtccagaaaaaaaatcaattt caGATCATATAGAACAGCCATTAAATGTTTATGAGGAGAAAcgtaaaataagtaaaagttTCCAAAATGGTATTAGTCCATCCGATCCAAGCACGCAAACACTTGTAAAAGAA aataattataagtatttacATAAAAGAACAAGAAGAGAAACCAGTAGTGGAGATTGGACGGAAGTTGCTAGTAACGCTGCAGGATCATTACCACCAGAACCAAAACCACAATTGTGGATAGTGGCAGAAAGCTTTAATACATCACTTGATCAAAAATATTGCTCTGCAATTTCCCAAGATACaccaaataatatatcttgcaTCATTCCTTTATCCAAATACATGCCAGATGTTCAACTTACATTACATTTTAT tgGAATGTCTTGGTATGGACAACTAGTGCAACAATGCTCTTCATCAACGAATCCTGGTATTGACGAAACTTTAATGTGTAGCCGGAAATATACAATGCAACAACAAACTCAATTGAAGGTTGATATTGAAAGTAATAATCAGCGGGGAGATCAATCTTTTTCTCTTGATGTTGCTCATTATCTCAGGAGAACATTGAGGTTTCGGATACCTACTGTACAACCTCAAgag aatatctgTAAGAACAAACATGGTATTGATTACTCGGAATACACGTTGCACTTCTATCGAGATTgtgaagaataa
- the LOC107998941 gene encoding myelin regulatory factor-like protein isoform X13 produces MDVIGDGDEQTLQAILGRSDFVGGIDNEALDFSQLEDFINSDSEQPATYFADTLAHNENGGGTTTHGGRVEAATTQQPPSRLPSPITQSHPVSSTCTSATTTVPNGAAYKDPQSYVHPHALPESPPDSGSEPPYSPPGHNDTQHVHSPHQKVALQEMLLHHQGNQANYAPNLLPSSPRTLTSSTDPMLLTHTVLTSHLTSGTPNIQSQQQQIGQTLVPLPHEHSPGNINTLYSSLQSAPKKRKLSQDGLVHVKQVQREPELGTVEHSCSSSSAVLDGDEVTDNSYIDASYQCIRFHPFQQTSWHVLCDHNLKELPVPHYRVDADKGFNFSNSDDAFVCQKKNHFQITCHAQLQGEAIFVRTGEGLKKISSFQLHFYGVKVESPTQTIRVEQSQSDRSKKPFHPVTVELGGERVTKVTVGRLHFSETTSNNMRKKGKPNPDQRYFHLVVGLHAHTADQASYQVVAHASERIIVRASNPGQFESEGSGVGAEGGWQRGAAPDSVYHAGRVGINTDRPDEALVIHGNMKVTGHIVQPSDARAKQNVQEVDTREQLRNVQQLRVVRYRYAPEFAQHSGLGIKQQEDTGVIAQEVQQILPEAVLPAGDIVLPNGQRIENFLMVNKERIFMENVGAVKELCKVTDSLETRIDQLERINKRLAKLKRGDSLKSSISTISSISSNKYSSSINSKATVQGKGKKSEREDEFLCSNKFIQIIIVILILIMAFCLVAMATLYFLEYQKRSSLEWTAVASNGMLAIRPAHPSTASSTPNYDSRYNSLLDSTLSSLYTKHGSHSRGSDSSLSVKTNAFSTQAPHTKQQLYSQEITWYPISHSGPQPKLEKNSEFPGNWLSKSGAGAIPSNVDENDQGSEVDPSVNKGPIPLGRPSNCPRHFSEFENPCQIFCCTAKIHQFEDPQPDHPPEKKSIYHIEQPLNVYEEKRKISKSFQNGISPSDPSTQTLVKENNYKYLHKRTRRETSSGDWTEVASNAAGSLPPEPKPQLWIVAESFNTSLDQKYCSAISQDTPNNISCIIPLSKYMPDVQLTLHFIGMSWYGQLVQQCSSSTNPGIDETLMCSRKYTMQQQTQLKVDIESNNQRGDQSFSLDVAHYLRRTLRFRIPTVQPQENICKNKHGIDYSEYTLHFYRDCEE; encoded by the exons GTCGGAGCGATTTCGTCGGAGGCATAGACAATGAGGCCCTGGACTTCTCGCAGTTGGAAGATTTTATCAACAGCGACAGCGAACAACCGGCCAC ATATTTCGCGGATACCCTTGCCCACAATGAGAACGGGGGTGGAACGACGACTCACGGTGGTCGTGTGGAGGCGGCAACCACTCAACAACCACCGTCTCGATTGCCATCGCCGATTACCCAAAGTCATCCGGTCTCGAGTACGTGCACATCCGCTACCACCACCGTACCAAACGGCGCCGCTTACAAGGATCCGCAATCGTACGTTCACCC ACATGCATTACCAGAAAGCCCACCAGACAGTGGTAGCGAGCCACCATACTCTCCACCAGGCCACAACGATACCCAACATGTACATTCACCGC ACCAAAAGGTAGCTCTTCAAGAAATGCTTCTCCACCACCAAGGGAATCAGGCAAATTATGCTCCAAATTTATTACCTTCCTCGCCAAGAACCTTAACATCCTCCACGGATCCGATGCTATTAACTCATACAGTGCTGACATCTCATCTCACCTCAGGAACGCCCAATATTCAATCTCAGCAACAGCAAATAGGTCAGACTTTAGTGCCCTTACCGCACGAGCATAGTCCTGGTAACATTAACACGTTGTACTCGTCGCTACAATCTGCTCCcaagaagagaaaattgagCCAGGATGGTCTTGTCCATGTGAAGCAGGTGCAacga GAACCTGAACTAGGAACTGTAGAACACAGTTGTAGTAGTAGCAGTGCAGTTCTCGATGGCGATGAAGTGACGGATAATAGCTACATAGACGCCAGTTACCAGTGTATCCGATTTCATCCCTTTCAGCAGACATCCTGGCATGTTCTCTGTGATCATAATCTGAAAGAACTTCCAGTGCCCCATTATCGGGTGGATGCGGATAAAGGATTCAATTTCAGCAACTCGGACGACGCGTTCGTGTGTcagaagaaaaatcattttcag attacttGCCATGCTCAGCTTCAAGGTGAAGCGATATTTGTCCGTACTGGTGAAGGATTGAAAAAGATAAGCAGCTTTCAATTGCATTTCTACGGTGTCAAAGTGGAGTCACCGACACAAACGATCAGAGTCGAGCAGAGTCAAAGCGACAGAAGCAAGAAACCGTTTCATCCGGTGAC GGTGGAATTAGGCGGCGAGCGTGTTACAAAAGTAACCGTTGGCCGTCTTCACTTCAGCGAAACAACTAGCAACAATAtgcgaaagaaagggaaaccGAATCCCGATCAAAGATATTTCCATTTAGTTGTTGGCCTCCACGCTCACACTGCTGATCAAGCCAGTTACCAAGTGGTAGCTCATGCATCGGAGAGAATAATCGTTAGa gcAAGTAATCCTGGTCAATTCGAGTCTGAAGGTAGTGGCGTAGGTGCAGAAGGTGGTTGGCAAAGAGGAGCAGCACCGGATAGCGTTTATCATGCTGGTCGAGTGGGAATTAATACGGACAGGCCTGACGAAGCTCTAGTTATTCATGGCAACATGAAG GTGACTGGCCATATTGTCCAACCCAGTGATGCACGTGCAAAGCAAAATGTACAGGAAGTGGACACGCGTGAACAATTGCGGAACGTGCAACAGTTGAGAGTGGTTCGTTACAGATATGCACCGGAATTTGCACAGCATTCTGGTTTAGGTATCAAACAGCAAGAAGACACGGGTGTCATAGCGCAGGAAGTGCAACAAATATTACCGGAAGCTGTATTACCAGCTGGGGACATAGTTCTTCCAAATGGTCAGAGGATCGAAAATTTCCTTATGGTAAACAAAGAAAGGATATTCATGGAGAATGTGGGTGCTGTGAAAGAACTGTGTAAA GTAACAGATAGTTTAGAAACTCGCATTGATCAATTGGAACGAATAAACAAGCGATTAGCGAAGTTGAAAAGAGGAGACAGTCTGAAAAGTTCGATTAGTACAATCTCTAGTATATCAAGTAACAAATACTCATCCTCTATCAATAGTAAGGCCACTGTACaggggaaagggaaaaaaagcgaGCGGGAAGATGAATTTCTATGCAGcaataaatttatccaaattataattgttatacttATTCTTATCATGGCGTTttg ctTAGTTGCAATGGCGACATTATACTTTTTAGAATATCAAAAACGTAGTAGCCTTGAATGGACAGCGGTAGCTAGTAATGGAATGTTGGCTATAAGACCAGCTCATCCATCAACAGCATCAAGTACACCTAATTATGATTCTCGATATAATTCGTTGTTAGACAGTACGTTATCGTCTTTGTATACTAAACATGGATCCCATAGTAGAGGTTCCGATAGTAGTTTGTCCGTGAAAACGAATGCATTTTCCACGCAAGCGCCTCACACGAAACAGCAACTTTATTCTCAAGAAATTACTTGGTATCCTATTAGTCATTCTGGACCACAGCCAAAACTTGAAAAGAATAG tgaATTTCCTGGAAATTGGTTAAGTAAAAGTGGTGCCGGTGCTATTCCTAGTAATGTAGATGAAAACGATCAAGGATCGGAAGTGGATCCATCTGTAAATAAAGGTCCAATTCCATTGGGTAGACCATCAAATTGTCCCAGACATTTTAGCGAATTTGAAAATCCATGTCAA ATATTCTGTTGTACAGccaaaattcatcaattcgaGGATCCTCAACCAGATCATCCtccagaaaaaaaatcaattt ATCATATAGAACAGCCATTAAATGTTTATGAGGAGAAAcgtaaaataagtaaaagttTCCAAAATGGTATTAGTCCATCCGATCCAAGCACGCAAACACTTGTAAAAGAA aataattataagtatttacATAAAAGAACAAGAAGAGAAACCAGTAGTGGAGATTGGACGGAAGTTGCTAGTAACGCTGCAGGATCATTACCACCAGAACCAAAACCACAATTGTGGATAGTGGCAGAAAGCTTTAATACATCACTTGATCAAAAATATTGCTCTGCAATTTCCCAAGATACaccaaataatatatcttgcaTCATTCCTTTATCCAAATACATGCCAGATGTTCAACTTACATTACATTTTAT tgGAATGTCTTGGTATGGACAACTAGTGCAACAATGCTCTTCATCAACGAATCCTGGTATTGACGAAACTTTAATGTGTAGCCGGAAATATACAATGCAACAACAAACTCAATTGAAGGTTGATATTGAAAGTAATAATCAGCGGGGAGATCAATCTTTTTCTCTTGATGTTGCTCATTATCTCAGGAGAACATTGAGGTTTCGGATACCTACTGTACAACCTCAAgag aatatctgTAAGAACAAACATGGTATTGATTACTCGGAATACACGTTGCACTTCTATCGAGATTgtgaagaataa